In the Podospora pseudocomata strain CBS 415.72m chromosome 5, whole genome shotgun sequence genome, one interval contains:
- a CDS encoding hypothetical protein (COG:U; EggNog:ENOG503P2XV) yields the protein MAPHAGGDSSSSSSSSSSSDKYKPQDAVHAALTMGALFGTGGLFLAAVKTSLEKKHVGPWAVFSKHGNIAATFAAVGSVYEFSRVASANLREKNDHYNNAIAGAFGGAVLGLRAGRIPAILGYGALMSVTSAVFEYTGGRIQGAGRNPDVDEFERKEMLRKRYRRPVEETIAEIGEGRSIKLPGYDERRAQRLKEAYGFEVKPVCADPERA from the exons ATGGCGCCCCACGCCGGAGgggactcctcctcctcctcctcctcctcctcctcctctgacAAATACAAGCCCCAAGATGCTGTCCACGCCGCCCTGACAATGGGTGCCCTCTTCGGCACCGGAggtctcttcctcgccgccgtcaagaCTTCCCTCGAGAAGAAGCACGTCGGTCCCTGGGCTGTCTTTTCCAAGCACGGCAACATCGCCGCTACTTTTG CCGCCGTCGGCTCAGTCTACGAGTTCTCCCGCGTCgcctccgccaacctccgCGAGAAGAATGATCACTACAACAATGCTATCGCTGGTGCTTTTGGTGGTGCTGTCTTGGGGTTGAGAG cCGGCCGCATCCCCGCCATCCTAGGCTACGGCGCCCTCATGTCCGTCACCTCGGCCGTCTTCGAGTACACCGGCGGCCGCATCCAAGGCGCCGGCCGCAACCCCGACGTAGACGAGTTCGAGCGCAAGGAGATGCTCCGCAAGAGATACAGaaggccggtggaggagacgatTGCtgagattggggaggggagat CTATCAAGCTCCCTGGATACGATGAGCGGAGAGCACAGAGGCTCAAGGAGGCCTACGGCTTCGAGGTGAAGCCTGTATGCGCGGATCCTGAGCGTGCTTGA
- a CDS encoding hypothetical protein (EggNog:ENOG503NW16; COG:E): MGELGLLGANLQGYGCAGVSDVAGALITRAVERVDSGYRSGMSVQSSLVMGGIHEFGSEEQKERYLPDMAKGKLLGAFGLTEPNHGSDPGSMETTAREHPTKKGCYLLKGSKTWITNSPIADVLLVWAKLQETGKIRGFLVDRKDCPAGTLETPKISNKTGLRASITGMIHLEDCPVPKENMFPGVEGLKGPFACLNSARYGISLGVMGALEDCLARARTYALERKQFKGNPLAKYQLIQKKLADAATDISYGVLASIQVGRLKEQGKATPEMISMVKRQNCDRALWNARVLQEIFGGNAVSDEYGIGRHVANLYVTQTYEGQSDIHSLILGRAITGVQAFV; the protein is encoded by the exons ATGGGCGAGCTGGGTCTCCTGGGAGCCAACCTTCAGGGGTATGGATGTGCTGGAGTGTCGGATGTGGCTGGAGCATTGATCACTAGGGCCGTCGAGAGGGTGGACAGCGGTTACCGAAGCGGCATGTCGGTTCAGTCGTCGTTGGTCATGGGTGGAATTCATGAGTTCGGTTCGGAAGAGCAAAAGGAGAGATACCTCCCAGACATGGCAAAGGGCAAGCTTCTTGGTGCTTTTGGACTTACCGAGCCGAACCACGGCAGCGATCCGGGCTCCATGGAGACGACTGCGCGCGAGCACCCGACCAAGAAGGGGTGCTACCTGCTCAAGGGGTCCAAGACTTGGATCACCAACTCGCCCATCGCCGATGTTCTCCTCGTCTGGGCCAAGCTCCAGGAGACTGGAAAGATCCGCGGATTTCTTGTTGACAGGAAGGACTGTCCTGCTGGCACACTCGAGACACCCAAGATCAGCAACAAGACTGGACTCCGCGCTTCCATCACCGGAATGATTCATCTCGAGGACTGCCCTGTCCCCAAGGAGAACATGTTCCCTGGGGTGGAGGGACTGAAGGGACCGTTTGCCTGCCTAAACAGCGCCCGGTATGGTATCTCTCTCGGTGTGATGGGTGCTTTGGAGGACTGCCTGGCGAGAGCGAGAACCTATGCACTGGAAAGGAAGCAGTTCAAGGGCAACCCCCTTGCCAAGTATCAGCTGatccagaagaagctcgCAGACGCCGCCACTGATATCTCATACGGCGTCCTGGCCTCCATCCAGGTCGGCCGGTTGAAGGAGCAAGGCAAGGCTACTCCCGAGATGATTAGCATGGTCAAGCGCCAGAACTGTGACAGAGCTCTGTGGAATGCCAGAGTTCTCCAGGAGATTTTCGGTGGCAATGCTGTCAGTGACGAGTATGGTATAGGACGCCATGTGGCGAACCTCTATGTGACTCAGACCTATGAAGGCCAGAGCGATATTCATA GTCTCATTCTTGGAAGAGCCATTACTGGCGTTCAGGCATTTGTCTGA
- the UBP2 gene encoding ubiquitin-specific protease ubp2 (COG:O; MEROPS:MER0014645; BUSCO:EOG092604S1; EggNog:ENOG503NVJH), which translates to MNTASSTMPRLSTMDSLNTGGRLARRLIEDWYRGALQHANRSEPRLQSCYHLRGARPGPVGPNDDHDLIMIPSQTHGHQMACLCKHCRYHFVFTWAEPEFSSPGHPQHHFVMAPGDDESFGEEKGKQLLATWPSRDKKLGPLMRKTSYRCSFCGFSIRLDVSAPRLASRWIDIVTDESRAKRNLKRAMDEDPGRFKDMTQEKLAKLESSALMTLNMYITNIMSNDSTSAEKKISERNKTFMVQFGPECEELFLYLGFTKRQEAEDTFYISPQVPPENGGRTFLYSERSFFENVKSEIQSVIDQKRPELVHQHSPARIKLQTVLGVDDAQTRTVHWKVSESDLHYFYLLGASSKTTEPMLIWAYERQAAVDRDHEHYYREAFNCLAYHGDEEMQMYAVHLDQKALPRPEKSEYDKDWEWFGFWRAQGRTLTKDRIIERYKHYRETRPEAGHLHRLHLAKIARDLGQRDLVYIAVVDMDEAEANGVLDATAQTAPDTIAYAALESVNNNEKDAAVVVTAMNLIGARMARQRRGDKDFDEALGDFETISGQLESLVSGETQNQDFCDPVSNGQEMEVGAGELTLPVGLDNIRNTCYLNSILQYLYTVDVIRDLLRTLDLDTPEASTDRVGEILSGSVSGVEEGQKKEAFLGHEFARELKTLFHEMEETRYTHVKPRQRLANAAMARADKGGSTAESKATGPKAAKSAVPELKITISTDADAKMVNGEETSELEHVETASVSSSQTLVGETPAAASTGSGKRMEKVGPLEALVKELDQDEVKGTAQQDVDEAMGNILEHLQAALKLARARRNAGEDGSEEIPDPIDDHFYSNFRIYNRTRGNDDVQGWTTHEDRNRMIMAPLHETKAVQEDLYQAIGRGMDVQLNEETNKMTYSVFKRPADILHFLFPRSRALDLKNENPVELNDPLYLDLFMDVVPGDERYGKRTRLWALNKRLEELNTKPRAFEPGSAKILSEEDIDRLVTENGLVDADGDYELVDADERTALATKEVQGGWVAVSPEKLKQFEERQRADDSAELLKEKQGLVVGEVEYRLHAVFCHTGTPRSGHYWVWIKDFERGAWHKYNDELVTVHSEEDFRKQAGTAAEPCWAAYVRADKVAGLVSTPLRKRVRGG; encoded by the exons ATGAATACAGCATCATCCACCA TGCCCCGCCTATCAACCATGGACTCCCTCAACACAGGTGGCCGCCTTGCCAGAAGGCTCATCGAGGACTGGTACCGGGGTGCTCTGCAGCATGCCAACCGGTCTGAACCCCGACTCCAGTCTTGCTACCATCTGCGAGGAGCCCGTCCCGGCCCAGTCGGTCCCAACGACGACCACGACCTTATCATGATTCCCTCGCAGACACACGGCCACCAGATGGCTTGTCTATGCAAGCACTGCCGGTACCACTTCGTCTTCACCTGGGCCGAGCCAGAATTTAGTAGCCCtggccatcctcaacatcacTTTGTCATGGCACCGGGGGATGACGAATCCTtcggcgaggagaaggggaagcaACTCCTCGCTACTTGGCCTAGTAGGGACAAGAAACTGGGCCCTTTGATGCGCAAGACCAGCTACCGGTGCAGCTTTTGCGGCTTCAGCATCCGGCTCGATGTGTCAGCACCACGCCTGGCCAGTAGGTGGATCGACATCGTCACGGATGAGTCGCGCGCCAAGAGAAACCTCAAGAGGGCCATGGACGAGGACCCGGGCAGATTTAAGGACATGACGCAAGAGAAGCTCGCTAAACTCGAGTCCAGCGCCCTCATGACACTGAACATGTACATTACAAACATCATGTCTAATGATTCCACCAgtgccgagaagaagataTCGGAGCGCAACAAGACGTTCATGGTGCAATTCGGTCCAGAATGCGAGGAGCTTTTCCTCTACCTGGGCTTCACCAAGAGGCAAGAGGCCGAAGACACATTCTACATCTCCCCACAGGTCCCACCGGAGAACGGCGGCAGGACATTCCTGTACTCGGAGAGATCTTTCTTTGAGAACGTCAAGAGCGAGATACAGAGTGTGATCGACCAGAAGAGACCTGAGCTTGTTCATCAGCATTCGCCTGCTCGCATAAAACTGCAGACGGTACTCGGAGTTGACGATGCCCAGACGCGGACCGTGCACTGGAAAGTGTCGGAATCCGATCTACACTACTTCTATTTACTGGGGGCTTCTTCCAAGACAACCGAACCCATGTTGATTTGGGCATATGAGCGGCAAGCCGCCGTGGACCGGGATCACGAGCACTACTACAGGGAGGCTTTCAATTGCTTGGCCTACCACGGGGACGAGGAAATGCAGATGTACGCCGTCCACTTAGATCAAAAAGCCTTGCCTCGCCCCGAGAAGAGTGAATATGACAAGGACTGGGAATGGTTCGGCTTTTGGAGGGCACAGGGTCGAACTCTGACCAAGGACCGGATCATCGAGCGGTACAAGCATTACAGAGAAACCAGGCCCGAAGCAGGACATTTGCACAGGCTGCACTTGGCCAAAATTGCTCGGGATTTAGGCCAAAGGGATTTGGTCTACATTGCCGTGGTCGACAtggacgaggccgaggccaatGGCGTGCTCGACGCAACGGCCCAAACAGCACCTGATACCATAGCCTATGCCGCCCTGGAAAGTGTGAACAACAATGAAAAGGACGCGGCGGTTGTTGTGACGGCAATGAATCTCATTGGAGCGAGAATGGCCAGACAGCGTAGAGGTGACAAGGATTTTGACGAGGCCTTGGGCGACTTTGAGACCATCAGCGGGCAGCTGGAGAGCCTCGTGAGCGGCGAAACCCAGAACCAGGACTTTTGCGATCCTGTCAGTAATGGACAAGAGATGGAGGTCGGGGCTGGAGAGCTGACGTTGCCCGTCGGGCTTGACAACATTCGCAACACTTGCTACTTGAACAGCATCCTGCAGTATCTCTACACAGTCGATGTCATCAGGGACCTGTTGCGGACCTTGGACCTAGACACGCCCGAGGCCAGTACAGACAGGGTGGGCGAGATCCTGAGTGGAAGTGTGAGcggggtggaagaaggccaaaaaAAGGAAGCTTTCCTCGGCCATGAATTCGCGCGCGAGCTCAAGACTTTGTTCCACGAGATGGAAGAGACTCGATACACTCACGTCAAACCACGCCAGCGGCTTGCCaacgccgccatggcccgaGCTGATAAGGGAGGCTCTACTGCTGAGTCTAAGGCCACTGGCCCCAAGGCTGCCAAATCTGCGGTTCCCGAGCTCAAGATCACGATATCTACAGACGCTGATGCCAAGATGGTGAATGGTGAGGAGACCTCCGAACTCGAGCACGTCGAGACGGCCAGCGTATCTAGTTCACAGACGCTGGTGGGAGAGACGCCAGCTGCTGCGTCAACGGGAtcggggaagaggatggagaaggtggggCCCCTGGAAGCTTTGGTAAAGGAACTTGACCAAGACGAGGTCAAGGGCACTGCGCAACAGGATGTCGACGAGGCCATGGGAAATATACTGGAACATCTTCAAGCAGCCCTCAAGCTAGCCCGTGCGCGCCGCAATGCCGGGGAGGACGGAAGCGAGGAAATACCCGATCCCATCGACGATCACTTTTACAGCAACTTTAGGATCTATAACCGGACGCGCGGGAACGACGACGTACAGGGCTGGACCACACACGAAGACCGCAACCGCATGATCATGGCACCGCTTCATGAGACAAAGGCGGTTCAGGAGGATCTGTACCAGGCCATTGGGCGCGGCATGGATGTCCAGCTGAATGAAGAGACAAACAAGATGACGTATTCGGTCTTCAAAAGGCCTGCTGATATTCTGCACTTTCTATTCCCTAGGAGTCGTGCGCTCGACTTGAAGAACGAGAATCCAGTGGAGCTGAACGATCCGTTGTATTTGGATCTCTTCATGGATGTTGTCCCAGGGGACGAGCGGTATGGGAAGCGGACGAGGCTGTGGGCTCTCAACAAgcggttggaggagctgaaTACCAAGCCACGGGCGTTCGAGCCGGGTTCGGCCAAGATTTtgtcggaggaggatattGACAGGCTTGTGACTGAGAATGGtcttgttgatgctgatggggatTATGAGCTCGTTGATGCCGACGAGAGAACTGCTCTTGCCACCAAGGAGGTtcaaggggggtgggttgcgGTTtcccccgagaagctgaagcAATTCGAGGAGCGCCAGCGGGCTGATGATTCGGCAGAGCTTCTCAAGGAGAAACAGGGGCTTGTGGTCGGAGAGGTTGAATACAGGCTTCACGCGGTGTTTTGCCACACTGGAACCCCCCGATCCGGCCACTATTGGGTGTGGATTAAGGATTTTGAGCGGGGCGCGTGGCACAAATACAATGATGAATTGGTGACGGTGCACAGCGAGGAGGATTTCAGGAAGCAGGCGGGGACTGCGGCTGAGCCTTGCTGGGCGGCCTATGTACGTGCTGACAAGGTGGCGGGCTTGGTGAGCACGCCGCTCCGGAAGAGGGTACGGGGTGGGTGA
- a CDS encoding hypothetical protein (COG:I; EggNog:ENOG503NVFK) yields MTIQGGKKILQRVAGKDASKQFWKYHNEGILKKYQKLQIGSLDTKPKKEAPPAPAPKKEAPKPKPAAAAAASAPAGEAEALEPFGEQIPFGDPAWYQGHHSPYFNETHAALRAEVREWVETEVEPYVTEWDEKKEVPAHIYKQMGERGYLAGLLGTHYQKDYVKNPIKSVPAEKWDLFHEMLLTDELSRVGSGGFVWNVIGGFGIGCPPLVKFGKKSVVDRVLPGILNGDKRICLAITEPDAGSDVANLTCEAKLSEDGKHYIVNGEKKWITNGIWCDYFTVAVRTGGPGMNGVSLLLVERDFGGVSTRRMDCQGVWSSGTTYITFEDVKVPVENLIGKENQGFRVIMTNFNHERIGIIIQCLRFSRVCYEESVKYANKRRTFGKKLIEHPVIRLKLAHMARQIEASYNWLENVIYQCEKMGDTEAMLRLGGPIAGLKAQATVTFEFCAREASQIFGGLSYSRGGQGGKVERLYRDVRAYAIPGGSEEIMLDLSIRQSMRVAKMLGMKL; encoded by the exons ATGACCATCCAG GGCGGTAAGAAGATCCTCCAGAGAGTTGCCGGCAAGGACGCCTCGAAGCAGTTCTGGAAGTATCACAATGAGGGTATTCTCAAGAAGTATCAGAAGCTCCAGATTGGCTCGTTAGataccaagcccaagaaggaggCACCCCCTGCTCCCGCGCCCAAGAAGGAGGCCCCTAAGCCtaagcctgctgctgctgctgctgcttctgcccCTGCTGGGGAGGCTGAGGCTCTTGAGCCGTTTGGAGAGCAGATTCCTTTTGGTGATCCTGCGTGGTACCAGGGC CACCACTCCCCCTACTTCAACGAGACCCACGCCGCCCTCCGCGCCGAAGTCCGCGAGTGGGTAGAGACCGAAGTCGAGCCCTACGTCACCGAATgggacgagaagaaggaggtccCCGCCCACATCTACAAGCAGATGGGCGAGCGCGGCTACCTCGCCGGTCTCCTCGGTACCCACTACCAAAAGGACTACGTCAAGAACCCCATCAAGTCGGTCCCCGCCGAGAAGTGGGATCTCTTCCACGAAATGCTCCTCACCGACGAGCTCTCCCGCGTTGGGTCCGGTGGCTTCGTCTGGAACGTTATTGGTGGCTTCGGCATCGGCTGCCCCCCCTTGGTCAAGTTCGGCAAGAAGTCTGTCGTCGACCGTGTCCTCCCTGGCATCCTCAACGGCGACAAGCGCATCTGCTTGGCCATCACCGAGCCCGACGCCGGTTCTGACgtcgccaacctcacctgCGAGGCTAAGCTCTCCGAGGATGGCAAGCATTATATCGTCAACGGCGAGAAGAAGTGGATCACCAACGGTATCTGGTGCGACTACTTCACCGTCGCCGTCCGCACCGGCGGCCCCGGCATGAACGGTGTTTCCCTCCTGCTCGTCGAGCGTGACTTCGGCGGTGTCTCCACCCGCAGGATGGACTGCCAGGGCGTCTGGTCTTCGGGCACGACCTACATCACGTTCGAGGACGTCAAGGTCCCCGTCGAGAACCTCATCGGCAAGGAGAACCAGGGCTTCCGCGTCATCATGACCAACTTCAACCACGAGCGcatcggcatcatcatccagtGCCTCCGCTTCTCCCGCGTCTGCTACGAGGAGTCGGTCAAGTACGCCAACAAGAGGAGGACGTTTGGCAAGAAGCTGATTGAGCACCCCGTCATCCGGCTCAAGCTGGCGCACATGGCAAGGCAGATCGAGGCGTCGTACAACTGGTTGGAGAATGTGATTTACCAGTGTGAGAAGATGGGCGATACCGAGGCTATGCTTCGTCTCGGCGGCCCCATTGCCGGTCTCAAGGCTCAGGCTACCGTCACGTTTGAGTTCTGCGCCCGTGAGGCGTCGCAGATTTTCGGCGGCTTGTCCTACTCTCGCGGTGGGCAGGGTGGAAAGGTCGAGAGGCTGTACCGTGATGTGAGGGCTTATGCTATCCCTGGCGGTTCCGAGGAGATTATGCTTGACCTCAGCATCAGGCAAAGTATGAGGGTTGCCAAGATGTTGGGTATGAAGCTTTag
- a CDS encoding hypothetical protein (COG:P; COG:Q; EggNog:ENOG503NZ3D), with protein sequence MSGYGGYDGGLRSSGSMKQSERSRWTPLTRMLLSGEMTQERQKELTPREKFDKWMVNEGYRRIFVFVFMFLHAILFAFSFVNFAVKENLQIARDTFGPTFMIARSAALVLHVDVALILFPVCRTLISMARQTPLNGIIQFDKNITFHITTAWSIVFWSWVHTIAHWNNFAQVAAKNNLGIYGWLLANFVSGPGWTGYVMLIALMGMVITSVEKTRRANYERFWYTHHMFIVFFFFWSIHGAFCMIQPDFAPFCISIGTQAIGVFWQYWMYGGFAYLAERVAREIRGRHKTYISKVIQHPSNVCEIQIKKEHTKTRAGQYIFFCCPAVSLWQYHPFTLTSAPEEDYISIHMRVVGDFTRAVAETLGCEFDKKKGDASKVVGVDQSNDEVDPALRRVLPRVYIDGPFGSASEDVFKYEISVLCGAGIGVTPFASILKSIWYRMNYPQKRTRLSKVYFFWICRDFGSFEWFRSLLLAIEAQDVDNRIEIHTYLTAKIKVDDATNIMINDANADKDTITGLRSPTNFGRPNWDMIFRGIRKLHTPAEAGVFFCGPKGLGSQLHVFCNKYSEPGFNFVWGKENF encoded by the exons ATGTCGGGTTACGGAGGTTACGATGGGGGTTTAAGGAGCAGCGGGTCAATGAAGCAGTCGGAGAGATCAAGATGGACGCCACTTACAcggatgttgttgtcgggCGAAATGACACAGGAAAGGCAAAAGGAACTGACTCCAAGGGAAAAGTTCGACAAGTGGATGGTGAACGAAGGATATCGCCGAAT TTTCGTCTTCGTTTTCATGTTCCTCCACGCCATCTTATTCGCCTTCAGTTTCGTCAATTTTGCGGTGAAGGAGAACTTACAAATAGCCCGAGACACATTTGGCCCGACGTTTATGATTGCCAGATCCGCTGCGCTGGTCCTCCACGTCGATGTCGCCTTGATTTTGTTCCCCGTTTGCCGAACGCTCATTTCCATGGCCAGACAAACGCCCCTGAACGGCATTATTCAGTTCGACAAGAACATCACTTTCCATATCACCACCGCTTGGTCGATCGTGTTTTGGTCCTGGGTTCATACGATTGCCCATTGGAACAACTTTGCTCAGGTCGCCGCTAAGAACAACTTGGGCATCTACGGATGGCTTCTCGCCAACTTCGTGTCGGGCCCGGGCTGGACTGGATACGTGATGTTGATCGCGCTTATGGGAATGGTCATCACCTCGGTTGAGAAGACGAGACGCGCCAACTATGAACGATTCTGGTACACTCACCACATGTTtatcgtcttcttctttttctggtcGATCCACGGTGCCTTCTGCATGATTCAGCCCGACTTTGCACCCTTTTGCATTTCGATCGGCACCCAGGCTATCGGCGTCTTTTGGCAGTACTGGATGTACGGTGGTTTCGCCTACCTGGCCGAGCGTGTTGCCCGTGAGATTCGCGGCAGACACAAGACATATATCTCCAAGGTCATTCAGCACCCGAGCAACGTCTGCGAAATtcagatcaagaaggagcacACCAAGACCAGGGCTGGACAGTACATCTTTTTCTGCTGCCCGGCTGTTTCTCTCTGGCAGTATCACCCATTCACTCTGACCAGCGCTCCCGAGGAGGACTACATCTCGATCCACATGCGCGTTGTGGGTGACTTCACCagggctgttgctgagacTTTGGGCTGCGAGttcgacaagaagaaagggGATGCTTccaaggttgttggtgtggatCAGTCCAACGATGAGGTTGATCCCGCTCTCCGCCGTGTGCTTCCCCGTGTTTACATCGATGGACCCTTTGGCTCAGCTTCCGAGGATGTGTTCAAGTACGAGATTTCGGTTCTGTGCGGTGCCGGTATCGGTGTTACGCCTTTCGCCTCGATTCTCAAGTCGATCTGGTACCGCATGAACTACCCTCAGAAGCGGACACGGCTCAGCAAGGTCTACTTCTTTTGGATTTGCAGAGATTTCGGTTCTTTTGAGTGGTTCCGCTCGCTTCTTCTCGCTATTGAGGCGCAGGATGTGGACAACCGAATCGAGATTCACACGTACCTGACagccaagatcaaggtcgACGACGCGACGAACATCATGATCAACGACGCCAACGCCGACAAGGACACGATTACTGGTCTCCGGTCACCGACCAACTTTGGTCGCCCCAACTGGGATATGATCTTCAGAGGTATCCGGAAGCTTCACACGCCTGCCGAGGCTGGTGTGTTCTTCTGCGGTCCCAAGGGTTTGGGCAGCCAACTGCACGTCTTTTGCAACAAGTACAGCGAGCCTGG GTTCAACTTTGTTTGGGGCAAGGAGAACTTCTAA
- the UBC4 gene encoding Ubiquitin-conjugating enzyme E2 4 (COG:O; EggNog:ENOG503NWPW): protein MALKRINKELADLGRDPPSSCSAGPAGDDLFQWQATIMGPSDSPYTGGVFFLQIQFPTDYPFKPPKVQFTTRIYHPNINANGSICLDILRDQWSPALTISKVLLSICSMLTDPNPDDPLVPEIAHVYKTDRAKYEQTAREWTRKYAV, encoded by the exons ATGGCTCTTAAGCGCATCAACAAGGAACTCGCTGACCTCGGCCG CGACCCGCCCTCTTCCTGCTCTGCTGGCCCAGCTGGCGACGATCTT TTCCAATGGCAAGCCACCATCATGGGTCCT AGCGACTCGCCATACACCGGGGGTGTTTTCTTCCTTCAGATTCAGTTCCCTACAGACTACCCTTTCAAGCCTCCCAAGGTTCAGTTCACAACCAGAATCtaccaccccaacatcaaTGCGAACGGCAGCATCTGCTTAGACATTCTCCGTGACCAGTGGAGCCCGGCCTTGACGATCTCGAAGG TGTTGCTTTCAATCTGCTCCATGCTGACGGATCCCAACCCCGACGACCCGCTTGTGCCCGAGATCGCCCACGTCTACAAGACGGACCGTGCGAAATACGAACAGACAGCTCGGGAGTGGACCAGGAAGTATGCCGTTTAA
- a CDS encoding hypothetical protein (EggNog:ENOG503NXPB; COG:U), whose amino-acid sequence MARRRRPPRPGSLSELPPLKIASQILALQALYYTFSFTLLLFSALVAGTAFTLDLVLGWQSIRGDTTQGWLCGFLAMLNGGVLMGAAIVVLIGRSKLVTDFALSLHFIHLVVVTFYTGELPKHMAWWVSMACASVLGVVLGTWGCRYRELKPISFGGNGAGNNNGHARGQSQPGELRNSNEHVRGAGDGEEDLEQGFSRGRGRGRGRDGGGGYEMVDMPPGEGSGTR is encoded by the exons AtggcccgccgccgccgcccccctcGCCCAGGCTCCCTCTCCgaactcccccccctcaaaatcgcctcccagatcctcgccctccaggCGCTGTACTACACCTTcagcttcaccctcctcctcttctccgcccTGGTAGCGGGCACAGCATTCACCCTCGACCTGGTGCTGGGATGGCAGAGCATAAGAGGGGACACGACGCAGGGGTGGCTTTGCGGGTTCCTCGCGATGCTGAAcgggggggtgttgat GGGCGCCGCGATAGTAGTCCTGATAGGCCGATCCAAACTCGTCACCGACtttgccctctccctccacttcatccacctcgtcgtcgtcacctTCTACACGGGCGAGCTCCCGAAGCACATGGCCTGGTGGGTGAGCATGGCCTGCGCTAGCGtgctgggggtggtgctcGGGACTTGGGGGTGTAGGTATAGGGAGCTGAAGCCGATTTCGTTTGGGGGGAATGGTGCCGGCAACAATAACGGGCATGCGAGGGGGCAGTCGCAGCCTGGGGAGCTGAGGAACTCGAATGAGCATgtgaggggggcgggggacggggaggaagatcTGGAGCAGGGGTTTAGcaggggacgggggagggggagggggagggatggtgggggggggtatgagatggttgatatgccgccgggggaggggtcgggCACGAGGTGA
- the FEN1 gene encoding Elongation of fatty acids protein 2 (COG:L; BUSCO:EOG092634B1; EggNog:ENOG503NUX0) gives MGIKNLFQIIKDEAPDAVKEGEIKNQFGRKVAIDASMSIYSFLIAVRSDGQQLMNEDGETTSHLMGMFYRTLRMVDNGIKPLYVFDGAPPKLKSGELAKRFQRKQEAHEGLEEAKETGTTEEVEKFSRRTVRVTREHNAECQKLLKLMGIPYIIAPTEAEAQCAVLARAGKVYAAASEDMDTLCFDSPILLRHLTFSEQRKEPIQEIHVAKVLEGLGMERKQACYFVDLCILLGCDYLDPIPKVGPSTALKLIREHKTLEGVVKFMKEDPKSKYVIPEDWPFEDARDLFFNPDVRQADDPLCDFKWEKPDIEGLVQFLVKEKGFSEDRVRGAAARLEKNMKSSQQSRIEGFFKVQPKTEEQKKAHKRKLEEQNEAKKKKLKDEKKEKAKLKAKPRGTA, from the exons ATGGGAATCAAAAACTTATTCCAGATCATCAAAGACGAGGCGCCCGATGCGgtcaaggagggggagatcaAGAACCAGTTTGGGAGGAAGGTTGCGATT gaCGCCTCTATGTCAATCTACTCGTTCCTCATCGCCGTCCGCTCCGACGGCCAGCAGCTCATGAACGAAGACGGGGAGACGACGTCTCATCTGATGGGCATGTTCTACCGCACTCTTCGAATGGTGGACAATGGGATTAAGCCGCTTTATGTCTTTGACGGCGCGCCGCCCAAGCTCAAGTCTGGCGAGCTCGCCAAGCGGTTCCAGCGCAAGCAGGAGGCACacgaggggttggaggaggccaaggagacggggacgacggaggaggtggagaagttTAGTCGGAGGACGGtgagggtgacgagggagCATAATGCCGAGTGTCAGAAGCTGTTGAAGCTGATGGGGATACCGTATATTATTGCGCCGACCGAGGCGGAGGCGCAGTGCGCGGTGCTGGCCAGGGCGGGGAAGGTGTATGCGGCGGCGAGTGAGGATATGGACACGCTGTGTTTTGACAGTCCGATTTTGCTGAGGCATTTGACGTTTTCGGAGCAGAGGAAGGAGCCGATTCAGGAGATTCATGTGGcgaaggtgttggaggggttggggatggagaggaagcagGCATGTTAC TTTGTCGACCTttgcatcctcctcggctgcGACTACCTCGATCCCATCCCCAAGGTTGGACCCTCGACCGCCCTCAAGCTCATTCGCGAGCACAAGACTCTGGAAGGAGTGGTCAAGTTTATGAAGGAGGATCCCAAGAGCAAATATGTCATTCCTGAGGACTGGCCCTTTGAGGATGCCAGAGACCTCTTTTTCAACCCTGACGTTCGTCAGGCGGATGACCCGCTTTGCGACTTCAAGTGGGAGAAGCCTGACATCGAGGGGCTGGTTCAGTTtctggtcaaggagaagggttTCTCTGAGGACAGAGTGAGGGGCGCGGCGGCGAGACTGGAGAAGAACATGAAGAGCAGCCAGCAGAGCAGAATCGAGGGCTTCTTCAAGGTGCAGCCCAAGAcggaggagcagaagaaggcgcacaagcggaagctggaggagcagaacgaggcgaagaagaagaagctgaaggacgagaagaaggagaaggccaagttgAAGGCTAAGCCGAGGGGGACTGCTTGA